GAAGCTTTTTGGTTTAAAGCCTAAATCCTTAAAAACAAGTCTAGATAAGGGGCTTTTGTACTTATTAGGCTTGGTTAAAAGGAGAAGTGTCATATTTTTGATTAGTGATTTTGTAGATGAAGGCTATGAACATCATTTAAAAGCTTTAGCCCGCAAGCACGATCTTATAGTAATTCACATCAAGGATAAGCTGGAGACGGATTTACCAATGTTAGGTATTGTCCCTATTAAGGATAAAGAGACAGGTAAAACTAGATGGGTTAATACCTCTAGTGCGAGTTTTAAAAAGCAATTCCAGCAAAAAAATAAGGACTACTCTGCTGAATTGAAGGATATTTGTAAACGAAATCAGGCAGATTATTTGCTGATAGATACTCAAGAAGATTACACTTCTCAGTTAATTAAATTATTTAAAATCAGAAATTTAAGCAAGAAAAAAGCATGAAGAAATACGGGTTGAGCTTAATTTTCAGTCTTGCATTTGTAATACATTTATTCGGTCAACAAATCGAACCTAAGGGGAAATTCCTCCAGGACAGTATGGCCATAGGGGAGCGCATACAATACAGTTTGAGTATAAAGTATCCAGCGAATTTTCAGATACTAATGCCTGATTCACTCTATAATTTCGAGCCATTTGAATATAGTCGCAAAGAATATTTCCCTACTCAATCAGATAGTTCGCAAAGTTTTGATAGTGTAGTTTATACGCTGACTTCTTTTGAAATTGATAAAATTCAAAAATTAAAGCTTCCGGTTTTTATTATTCAGGGCAAGGATAGTACCGCTGTTTATGCCGATTTGGATTCTGTATTTTTGAAAGAAGAGATTGAGGTGGTCTCTGATAGTTTGAAAATGAAGACTGATGCCATCATTACTAAGCTTGATAAAGACTTTAATTATCCTTATTTAATAGCTTTTTTAGTTGCTTTAGGTATTGTTACCCTTTTGATTATTATCATATTTGGGAAGAAAATAAGAAAGAAATGGCGAATATGGAGATTAAACAAACGTCACAAGAAATTTAGAGAATCAATGGAGGCTAAACTTTCTTCTGTTGGCGAAATGTCTGTTGATAAGATTGAAAAGTTGCTTCATAGTTGGAAAAAGCATGCCGAATTTATTTCTAATTCGCCTTATAGAAAATTGACCAGTAAAGAGATCAATCAAATGCAGCAGAATGATGAATTATATGAGAATCTGAAAGCTATAGACCGAGTGATATATAGTTCAAAAGGAAAGAATAATGCTACAGATTCCTTCTCATTTCTATTAAATTATGCCGATGTTATTTTGGATGAACGAATTAAATTGATAGCAGATGGAAAGTAATGATTGGTTAAGTTTAGATTGGTTTCTACCCGAAAGGCTTAAAGCATTTGAATATGAATTTCCGATGGCTTTTTATGCTATGATTGCCCTCCCAATTATTTATTTGTTCGTGGAATGGTTGAAAGAAAGATTAAGCCCAAAAGTACCAGTGGCATTCCGCGGGGAAGGTATTGGCTTTCAATTTTCCTCTATCTTACGATTCATCCCTATTGTTCTACTTTTGTTTTCAGCTTTGCTGATGTTAGTAGCATTGGCTCGACCTCAACAAACTAATGAGAGAGTAGAACAGTGGACTGAAGGAATTGATATTATGCTGGTATTGGATATCTCAGAATCCATGAAAATTCAGGATTTCACTCCTAATCGCCTTGAAGCCGCCAAGCAAGTAGCTAATGATTTTATTGATGGGAGATTTCAAGATAGAATTGGGTTGACCATTTTTAGTGGTGAAGCTTATTCTTTATCGCCTTTAACTACTGACTACAAAATGCTTAAGAATCAGATTTCTGATATTGATTTTAAGATGATGGAAGCATCCGGTACTGCAATTGGTAGTGCCTTAGCGGTAGGGACAAATAGGATGCGAGAATCAGACTCAAAATCAAAAGTTTTGATTTTGCTGAGTGATGGAGATAATAACGCTGGTAATATTGACCCAGAAACTGCTGCGAAATTAGCAAATGCTTATGATATTAAAATCTACACGATTGCCATAGGTAAAGAAGGAAAAGTGCCTTATGGAAAAGATTTTTTTGGGAGGACCAGATATATTGAAAATTCCATGGACGTAACGGGCTTAAAGCAGATTGCTGAAATAGGTGAGGGTAAATTCTACAGAGCTACAGATAATCAGGCACTTGAGCAAGTTTTCAGTATTATTGATGAATATGAAAAGGCAGAAATCAAAGAAACTAGATATAAAGACACCAAGGATTATTACGATGTCTATTTAAAATGGGCAATTGTTTTTTTCTTATTATGGATGCTGACTAAATCGACCTACATTTCTAATGTGTTGGTGGACTAACCCCAATGTTAGACATTGTTTATCCTATCGCGGTTTGAAGTTTAGAACTGTCTAAACGTTGTTAGTACGAGATTGAATTATTGGACAAAGCCTTTTCCGAAAAATGTAAATTCATCTCTTAAAGCTCTTTTGTATTTTGAATGTTCAATGCTAGAATTGTTAGACCGTAGCGCCCAATTTACTCAAGCCACCCAAACCGTTTTCTGATTCACAAATTCCTTAATTCCCAGTTCAGATAATTCTCGACCATACCCACTCATTTTTACACCACCAAAAGGCACTGCTGGATGAGAAGCCATTAATTTATTGATATACACAGCCCCACTTTCAATTTGACGAGCCAGACGCTTTGCTTTCTCTATATCCTTGCTCCATAATGATCCGCCCAGACCAAACCTTGAATCATTTGCCAATTCAATAGCATGATGTTCATCTTCTGCAATTAATACCACTGCCACAGGCCCAAACAATTCTTCTTCATAGGCAGGCATTCCTGCTGTTACATTGGATAAGATAGTAGGTTCGTAAAAAGCTTTATTTCTTTTTCCTCCTATTATTACTTTAGCTCCTTGACTAATTGATTTTTCTACTTGTTCTTCTAACTCTATAGCTAAGTCTTCCCTAGCCATTGAGCCGTAATCAAAATTTTCATCTGCTGGATTTCCAATTTTAATATTTTCAAACTCTGTTTTGAAATAGGCCAAAAATTCATCTGCAATTGATTTTTCCAGTATAAACCTCTTCGCAGCAATGCAACTTTGCCCATTATTGATCATCCTGGCTTTTGCTCCTGAAATGGCTGCCCCTTTGACTTCAGCATCCTCTAGCACAATAAATGGATCACTTCCACCCAATTCCAAGACAGTTTTTTTCAGCTTGCTACCGGCCCGTTCTGCAACTTTACTTCCAGCCACTTCACTACCTGTTAAAGTAGCGGCCTTTACTCTATCATCGTCCAATATCATATTGACCTTAGAAGATGAAACTAATAAGGTTTGAAAGCACCCTTTTGGAAAACCGGCATCAATTAAGACCTCTTCTATGGCTAGAGCACATTGTGGTACATTTGAAGCGTGTTTCAATAAGCCTATATTTCCTGCCATTAAGTTGGGCGCAATAAATCGGAAAACTTGCCAAAAAGGAAAATTCCAGGGCATAACTGCCAATACAATGCCAATTGGATCATGGGCAATGTAAGCTTCTCCTTCTGGGACTTCCAATTTTTTATTGGATAAGAATTCATCTGCTTTTTCAGCGTAGTATTCACAAGCTAGAGCACATTTTTCAATTTCAGCTATAGCCTCTCTTTTGGCTTTTCCCATTTCCTGAGTCATTAGATGAGCATATTGCTCCTTTCTATCACGAAGTAGAACTGCTGTTTTCAGCATTAATTCTTTGCGGTGGGTAAAGTTGGTAGATTTCCAGTCTAGATAAGCTACTTGTGCTAGCTCAATTTTCTTCAAAATTTCATAGTCAGTTTCTTCCTCAAAGGTTTTTAATAGCTCATTATTGAATGGGTTTCTACTTTCAATTGCCATAACAGTTCTAATTTTTAGGTTAAAAAATTAACTAATAACTTTATTGGCATGAATTCCTGATGCTATTAAAGCAAAAGAGGGCGCAAATAATACACCAATAAAGGGTATTAGTATAAACAGATTTAAAGCTAAACCGTTACCCAAAACAAGCCCTTTATGCTTGAAAATTTTCTGTAAGCTTGTTTTAATGCTTAGTTGGTAATATTCATTTCTATAATCTAGCATGGACGCACCAAAGAAAAAGCTTTCGAGTAAAAACACTACAACTGCCAAAGCAGGAGAGAGGAAAGGGAATACTAAACTTAGGAATATTAGAAATAAGTAAAGTAGAACATTGAGACCGATCAAAATAGATCCCATTAGCATACCTCTTCCTATTTCAGAGATCAATCGTATAAGATTAATGGATTTCTTTTGTTGGTTTAATATGTTTTGAGTCCTTTCGGAAAGAACAGCAAGGACAGGAGCGAAAATGATTAAGATAACGTATTTGAAAAGATTGATATACAGAGAAATAAGGACTATTCTGATAAATATTGCAGTTAGTATCTGAATTAAATTCCCCCATTCTTCCCAATCTTCAGGGAAGCTGAAAAAGCTATAGATAAAATCAATGAGGGTGCCTGTGTAAATCCATGCGACAACCCCAACAAACAAAAATGCAAATAAGTTGAAAAAAGCAGCACCCAAAATAAAGCCTTTCAGCTTGTGTTTTCGCACAAATTGAAAGGCTTGATAATATGAAAGGGTAGACTGACTAAATTCTTTAAAGAATCTGCTCATTTTTCTGTCTCAAAGTCTGCAGACTCCCAGGCCTGCATTCCTCCAGAAATGTTGTAAACATCTTTAAACCCAGCTTCTTTCATTTGAGCCACTGCTTTTTGACTTCTTGCTCCTGACCTGCAGATTACATAGTAAGTTTTTTCCTTATCCATTTTCGCTATTGAAGTGGTAAAGAAATCTGTTTTTAAAACATCCAAATTTTCACTTCCAGTAATTCTGCCTTCTGCATATTCTTGTGGAGTTCTAACATCCAACACAACTTTATTATCGTCTTTATCGAACTCAATGGCATTCAATTCTTTTACGGTAAGATTATCCTGCGCATTTCCTTGTGTGCAAGCTATTAAAAGAGCTGCTGACGCAATAAATATAATTAAGCTTTTCATACAATTAATTTTAATTCTAATTTACAAAGATAAGGAAAGGATTCATAGTCGAGGTGACTAATGTTAC
This is a stretch of genomic DNA from Marivirga harenae. It encodes these proteins:
- a CDS encoding DUF58 domain-containing protein gives rise to the protein MRELFKKLRKYEIKIRKAVNNQMQGDFHSVFKGSGLEFDDVRPYQYGDDVRSIDWNVSAKGHGTFVKTFKEDKEQNVYFLIDVSASQEIGLEGQQKSDIAKEITGVLCISALKEGSQVGMVGYSDQRELYVKPGKGQKHGYYAITKLFGLKPKSLKTSLDKGLLYLLGLVKRRSVIFLISDFVDEGYEHHLKALARKHDLIVIHIKDKLETDLPMLGIVPIKDKETGKTRWVNTSSASFKKQFQQKNKDYSAELKDICKRNQADYLLIDTQEDYTSQLIKLFKIRNLSKKKA
- a CDS encoding vWA domain-containing protein; the encoded protein is MESNDWLSLDWFLPERLKAFEYEFPMAFYAMIALPIIYLFVEWLKERLSPKVPVAFRGEGIGFQFSSILRFIPIVLLLFSALLMLVALARPQQTNERVEQWTEGIDIMLVLDISESMKIQDFTPNRLEAAKQVANDFIDGRFQDRIGLTIFSGEAYSLSPLTTDYKMLKNQISDIDFKMMEASGTAIGSALAVGTNRMRESDSKSKVLILLSDGDNNAGNIDPETAAKLANAYDIKIYTIAIGKEGKVPYGKDFFGRTRYIENSMDVTGLKQIAEIGEGKFYRATDNQALEQVFSIIDEYEKAEIKETRYKDTKDYYDVYLKWAIVFFLLWMLTKSTYISNVLVD
- a CDS encoding NAD-dependent succinate-semialdehyde dehydrogenase, with the translated sequence MAIESRNPFNNELLKTFEEETDYEILKKIELAQVAYLDWKSTNFTHRKELMLKTAVLLRDRKEQYAHLMTQEMGKAKREAIAEIEKCALACEYYAEKADEFLSNKKLEVPEGEAYIAHDPIGIVLAVMPWNFPFWQVFRFIAPNLMAGNIGLLKHASNVPQCALAIEEVLIDAGFPKGCFQTLLVSSSKVNMILDDDRVKAATLTGSEVAGSKVAERAGSKLKKTVLELGGSDPFIVLEDAEVKGAAISGAKARMINNGQSCIAAKRFILEKSIADEFLAYFKTEFENIKIGNPADENFDYGSMAREDLAIELEEQVEKSISQGAKVIIGGKRNKAFYEPTILSNVTAGMPAYEEELFGPVAVVLIAEDEHHAIELANDSRFGLGGSLWSKDIEKAKRLARQIESGAVYINKLMASHPAVPFGGVKMSGYGRELSELGIKEFVNQKTVWVA
- a CDS encoding EI24 domain-containing protein, yielding MSRFFKEFSQSTLSYYQAFQFVRKHKLKGFILGAAFFNLFAFLFVGVVAWIYTGTLIDFIYSFFSFPEDWEEWGNLIQILTAIFIRIVLISLYINLFKYVILIIFAPVLAVLSERTQNILNQQKKSINLIRLISEIGRGMLMGSILIGLNVLLYLFLIFLSLVFPFLSPALAVVVFLLESFFFGASMLDYRNEYYQLSIKTSLQKIFKHKGLVLGNGLALNLFILIPFIGVLFAPSFALIASGIHANKVIS
- a CDS encoding rhodanese-like domain-containing protein, with protein sequence MKSLIIFIASAALLIACTQGNAQDNLTVKELNAIEFDKDDNKVVLDVRTPQEYAEGRITGSENLDVLKTDFFTTSIAKMDKEKTYYVICRSGARSQKAVAQMKEAGFKDVYNISGGMQAWESADFETEK